A genomic stretch from Apodemus sylvaticus chromosome 12, mApoSyl1.1, whole genome shotgun sequence includes:
- the Slc45a3 gene encoding solute carrier family 45 member 3: MIQRLWGSRLLRHRKAQLLLVNLLTFGLEVCLAAGITYVPPLLLEVGVEEKFMTMVLGIGPVLGLVSVPLLGSASDQWRGRYGRRRPFIWALSLGVLLSLFLIPRAGWLAGLLCPDTRPLELALLILGVGLLDFCGQVCFTPLEALLSDLFRDPDHCRQAFSVYAFMISLGGCLGYLLPAIDWDTSALAPYLGTQEECLFGLLTLIFLICMAATLFVAEEAVLGPPEPAEASLSPSSLSVPRRCCPCHVGQAFRNLGALFPRLHQLCCRMPRTLRRLFVAELCSWMALMTFTLFYTDFVGEGLYQGVPRAEPGTEARRHYDEGIRMGSLGLFLQCGISLLFSLVMDRLVQKFGTRSVYLASVMAFPVAAAATCLSHSLVVVTASAALTGFTFSALQILPYTLASLYHREKQVFLPKYRGDTGGGTGEDIQTTSFLPGSKPGAPFPNGHVGPGGGGGILVPPPALCGASACDVSMRVVVGEPPEARVVTGRGICLDLAILDSAFLLSQVAPSLFMGSIVQLSHSVTAYMVSAAGLGLVAIYFATQVVFDKSDLAKYSV; this comes from the exons ATGATCCAGAGGCTGTGGGGAAGCCGTCTGCTACGGCATCGGAAGGCTCAGCTCCTGCTCGTCAACCTGCTAACCTTCGGCCTGGAGGTGTGCCTGGCTGCTGGCATTACCTATGTGCCACCCCTTCTGCTGGAAGTAGGGGTAGAGGAGAAGTTCATGACCATGGTGTTGG GCATTGGTCCAGTGCTGGGCCTGGTTTCTGTTCCACTCTTAGGCTCAGCCAGTGACCAGTGGCGTGGGCGCTATGGCCGCCGGAGACCCTTTATCTGGGCTCTGTCCCTGGGTGTCCTGCTAAGCCTCTTCCTCATCCcgagggctggctggctggcagggCTGCTGTGCCCAGATACCAGGCCCCTGGAGTTGGCCCTGCTCATCTTGGGAGTGGGGCTGCTGGACTTTTGTGGCCAGGTGTGCTTCACTCCGCTGGAGGCCTTACTCTCGGACCTCTTCCGGGACCCAGACCACTGCCGCCAAGCCTTCTCTGTCTACGCCTTCATGATCAGCCTTGGGGGCTGCCTGGGCTACCTCTTACCTGCCATTGACTGGGACACCAGCGCCCTGGCCCCCTACCTGGGCACTCAGGAAGAATGCCTCTTCGGCCTCCTCACACTCATTTTCCTCATCTGCATGGCAGCCACTCTGTTTGTGGCAGAGGAGGCAGTCCTGGGCCCGCCAGAACCAGCAGAAGCATCATTGTCACCGTCATCATTGTCGGTCCCGCGCCGATGCTGCCCGTGCCACGTTGGCCAGGCTTTCCGGAATCTGGGTGCCCTGTTTCCCCGGCTGCACCAGCTGTGCTGCCGCATGCCTCGCACCCTGCGCCGGCTCTTTGTGGCAGAGCTGTGCAGCTGGATGGCTCTGATGACTTTCACACTGTTCTACACGGACTTCGTGGGAGAGGGGCTGTACCAGGGTGTGCCCAGAGCGGAGCCGGGCACCGAGGCCCGGAGACACTATGATGAAG gcaTCCGGATGGGCAGCCTGGGGCTCTTCCTGCAGTGTGGCATCTCCCTGCTCTTCTCCCTCGTCATGGACAGGCTAGTGCAGAAGTTCGGCACACGGTCCGTCTATCTGGCCAGCGTGATGGCCTTTCCTGTGGCTGCCGCAGCCACCTGCCTGTCCCACAGCTTGGTCGTAGTGACAGCCTCAGCCGCCCTCACCGGCTTCACCTTCTCAGCCTTGCAGATCCTGCCGTACACGCTGGCTTCCCTCTACCATCGTGAGAAGCAG GTCTTCCTGCCCAAATACCGAGGGGACACTGGAGGTGGCACTGGTGAGGACATCCAGACAACCAGCTTCTTGCCAGGCTCTAAGCCAGGAGCGCCCTTCCCCAATGGCCATGTGGGccctggcggcggcggcggcatcCTGGTCCCTCCACCTGCACTCTGTGGGGCCTCTGCCTGCGATGTCTCCATGCGCGTGGTGGTGGGGGAGCCACCCGAGGCCAGAGTTGTTACTGGACGGGGCATTTGCCTGGACCTGGCCATCCTGGACAGTGCCTTTCTGCTGTCGCAGGTGGCTCCGTCCCTGTTCATGGGATCTATCGTCCAGCTGAGTCACTCTGTCACTGCCTATATGGTATCAGCGGCAGGCCTGGGGCTGGTCGCCATTTACTTTGCGACACAGGTAGTGTTTGACAAGAGTGACTTGGCCAAATACTCAGTGTAG